Proteins from a genomic interval of Arachis hypogaea cultivar Tifrunner chromosome 10, arahy.Tifrunner.gnm2.J5K5, whole genome shotgun sequence:
- the LOC112716931 gene encoding ABC transporter C family member 2 isoform X7 encodes MRVGFQLRSTLVAAIFRKSLRLTNEGRKKFSSGKLMNMITTDANALQQICQQLHGLWSAPFRIIIAMVLLYQQLGVASLIGSLMLVLIVPLQTYVIAKMRKLTKEGLQQTDKRVGIMHEILAAMDTVKCYAWETSFQCRVQSIRDYELSWFRKAHLLNALNTFILNSIPVLVTVTSFGMFTLLGGELTPARAFTSLSLFTVLRFPLNMLPNLLSQVANANVSLQRLEELFLAEERNLKQNPPLVPGLPAISIKNGNFSWDAKAEKSTLSNINVEIPIGSLVAIVGGTGEGKTSLISTMIGELPLLNDGNAIIRGTVAYVPQISWIYNATVRENILFGSEFEYERYWKAIDVTALQHDLNLLPARDFTEIGERGVNISGGQKQRVSLARAVYSDSDVYIFDDPLSALDAHVAHEVFKNCIKEALGGKTRVLVTNQLHLLPQVDKIILLSDGMIKEQGTFEELSKCGYLFQRLMENAGKMEQQSESNEGREDHVEVNVSTSSNEALVQIPNDTSYEKKGKLRKSVLVKQEERETGVVSLKVLARYKSALGGLWVVFILFACYTLTEVLRISSSTWLSVWTDQDSTSDYNPVYFLVVYALFSFGQVAVTLANSYWLIISNLRAAKRLHDAMLDKILRAPMVFFQTNPVGRIINRFAKDMGDIDTMVSTLVNQFMGQLWQLLSTFVLIGTVSTISLWAIMPLLIFFYGAYIYYQSTAREVKRLDSITRSPVYAHFGEALNGLASIRAYKAYDRMAHINGKFMDKNIRFTLVNISSNRWLTIRLESLGGLMIWFIATFAVLQNGRSENQAAFASTMGLLLSYTLNITSLLSGVLRQASRAENSLNAVERVGTYIDLETEAPRIIETNRPPPGWPTSGLVEFENVVLSYRPELPPVLHGLSFTVLPTEKVGVVGRTGAGKSSMLNALFRIVELQSGRIIIDGFDISMFGLADLRRVLTIIPQSPVLFSGTVRFNLDPFTEHNDADMWQALERAHLKDVIRRNPLGLDAQVLEGGDNFSVGQRQLLSLARALLRRSKVLVLDEATAAVDVRTDALIQKTIRQEFQSCTMLIIAHRLNTVIDCNRILLLDSGRVLEYDSPDKLLSNEASAFYKMVQSTGAANAEYLCSLVFGRIVNNSNEENKGLENQMRQLASSNWAAATQCAIAATLSSLHLNLQSPNETKDNKDFLEKTKDALTTLQEVLEGKHDDVIQQTLVKHNVPTERWWSTLHQLVEGLSVLIKLPPKNIQQLELDFERRSFH; translated from the exons ATGCGTGTTGGTTTTCAGCTTAGATCAACTTTG GTGGCTGCTATATTTAGAAAATCTTTGAGGCTAACTAATGAAGGTCGAAAGAAGTTCTCATCTGGGAAACTTATGAATATGATAACTACAGACGCCAATGCACTACAG CAAATATGTCAACAACTTCATGGACTTTGGTCAGCACCATTCCGTATCATCATAGCAATGGTTCTCCTATACCAGCAACTAGGCGTTGCTTCACTTATTGGATCGCTAATGCTAGTTCTCATTGTCCCACTACAG ACATACGTGATTGCCAAAATGAGAAAACTGACAAAAGAAGGACTGCAGCAAACAGACAAGAGGGTTGGTATCATGCATGAAATTCTGGCTGCCATGGATACTGTAAA ATGTTATGCATGGGAAACAAGCTTTCAATGTAGAGTACAAAGCATACGGGATTATGAGCTATCTTGGTTTCGCAAAGCACATCTGTTAAATGCT CTCAATACCTTTATTCTAAATAGCATCCCAGTTCTTGTGACTGTAACTTCATTTGGAATGTTTACTTTACTTGGTGGAGAATTGACTCCTGCAAGGGCATTTACCTCACTATCTCTATTCACAGTTTTGCGCTTTCCATTAAACATGCTACCAAACTTACTAAGTCAG GTAGCAAATGCAAATGTATCGTTGCAAAGGCTGGAAGAATTATTCTTGGCTGAGGAGCGAAATCTAAAGCAAAATCCACCTCTTGTACCAGGACTTCCAGCCATATCAATAAAAAATGGAAACTTTTCATGGGATGCAAAG GCAGAGAAGTCCACACTATCAAATATCAATGTGGAAATACCAATTGGAAGCTTAGTTGCAATAGTTGGTGGTACTGGAGAAGGAAAAACATCACTTATTTCAACAATGATTGGAGAGCTACCTCTTTTAAATGATGGAAATGCTATAATTAGAGGCACTGTTGCTTATGTTCCTCAGATTTCATGGATTTACAATGCTACA GTACGTGAAAACATATTGTTTGGGTCAGAATTCGAATATGAACGATATTGGAAGGCCATTGATGTCACTGCTTTACAGCATGATCTCAACTTATTACCA GCACGTGATTTTACAGAGATTGGAGAAAGAGGAGTCAATATTAGTGGTGGACAAAAGCAAAGAGTTTCCTTAGCTAGGGCAGTCTATTCAGATTCAGATGTATATATATTCGATGATCCTTTAAGTGCTCTCGATGCTCATGTTGCTCATGAG GTTTTCAAAAACTGTATAAAGGAAGCACTGGGAGGAAAAACAAGGGTTCTTGTCACCAACCAGCTACATCTTCTCCCTCAAGTGGATAAAATTATTCTCCTTAGTGACGGCATGATTAAAGAGCAGGGAACTTTTGAGGAGTTATCAAAGTGTGGGTATCTATTTCAGAGACTAATGGAAAATGCTGGGAAAATGGAACAACAATCAGAGAGTAATGAAGGTAGAGAGGACCATGTCGAGGTTAATGTTTCAACCTCGAGCAATGAGGCACTTGTTCAGATTCCAAACGACACAAGCTATGAGAAGAAGGGAAAATTACGCAAATCAGTGCTTGTTAAGCAAGAAGAGCGGGAGACTGGTGTGGTTAGCTTGAAAGTTTTGGCGAG GTATAAATCTGCATTAGGAGGCCTATGGGTAGTTTTCATACTCTTTGCCTGCTACACATTAACAGAAGTTCTTCGAATTTCAAGTAGCACATGGTTAAGTGTTTGGACAGATCAAGATTCCACTTCAGATTATAATCCAGTATATTTTCTTGTCGTCTATGCACTTTTCTCCTTTGGACAG GTTGCTGTAACACTTGCAAACTCTTATTGGTTGATCATTTCTAACCTCCGTGCTGCAAAAAGATTGCATGATGCAATGCTAGATAAAATACTTCGGGCCCCAATGGTATTCTTCCAAACTAATCCTGTTGGCCGCATAATTAACAGGTTTGCAAAAGACATGGGAGACATAGACACCATGGTTTCTACTTTGGTGAATCAGTTTATGGGGCAACTCTGGCAGCTACTTTCTACCTTTGTTCTCATTGGCACTGTGAGCACAATATCTCTGTGGGCTATAATGCCATTGCTGATCTTCTTTTATGGAGCTTATATATATTACCAG AGCACCGCTCGAGAAGTGAAGCGTTTGGATTCAATTACAAGATCTCCTGTTTATGCACACTTTGGAGAAGCGTTGAATGGTTTGGCAAGCATACGCGCTTACAAAGCATATGATAGAATGGCTCACATTAATGGAAAATTCATGGATAAAAATATCAGATTTACCCTTGTGAATATTAGTTCAAACCGTTGGCTCACCATAAGGTTAGAATCATTAGGAGGGCTCATGATTTGGTTCATAGCTACATTTGCTGTATTGCAAAATGGAAGATCTGAAAACCAGGCAGCATTTGCATCTACAATGGGCCTTCTTCTCAGTTATACTTTAAACATAACAAGTCTCTTGAGTGGTGTCCTGAGACAAGCAAGTAGAGCTGAAAATAGTTTAAATGCTGTTGAGCGTGTTGGCACATACATTGATTTGGAAACTGAGGCTCCAAGAATAATTGAGACAAACCGTCCACCACCAGGATGGCCAACATCTGGTTTAGTTGAGTTTGAGAATGTTGTCCTGAGTTACAGGCCTGAACTTCCTCCAGTCTTGCATGGACTGTCCTTTACGGTATTGCCAACCGAGAAGGTTGGGGTAGTTGGAAGAACTGGTGCAGGAAAATCTAGCATGCTTAATGCTTTATTCCGTATCGTTGAGCTACAAAGTGGAAGAATCATTATTGATGGTTTTGACATTTCTATGTTTGGACTAGCAGATTTGCGAAGAGTTCTAACTATCATACCTCAATCACCAGTTCTTTTCTCTG GAACTGTTCGCTTCAATCTTGATCCATTTACTGAACACAATGATGCTGACATGTGGCAAGCTTTAGAAAGGGCACATTTGAAGGATGTAATAAGAAGAAATCCACTTGGTCTAGATGCACAG GTCTTGGAGGGTGGAGATAATTTTAGTGTTGGACAGAGGCAACTATTAAGTCTAGCCAGAGCATTGCTTCGAAGATCAAAGGTTCTTGTCCTGGACGAAGCGACTGCTGCTGTTGATGTTAGAACAGATGCTCTTATACAGAAAACCATCCGACAAGAGTTTCAGTCCTGCACAATGCTCATCATTGCACACAGACTAAATACAGTTATTGACTGCAATCGGATTCTATTGCTCGATTCTGGACGG GTCCTTGAGTATGACTCGCCGGACAAACTCTTATCGAATGAAGCAAGTGCATTCTACAAGATGGTTCAAAGTACAGGAGCTGCAAATGCTGAGTATTTATGTAGTTTAGTTTTTGGAAGGATTGTGAACAATTCTAATGAAGAAAACAAGGGACTTGAAAATCAAATGAGACAGTTAGCTTCTTCCAACTGGGCTGCTGCTACACAATGTGCTATAGCTGCAACCCTTTCTTCATTGCATCTTAACCTTCAAAGCCCAAATGAAACTAAAGACAACAAAGATTTCCTCGAAAAAACGAAGGACGCGTTGACAACACTTCAGGAAGTTCTGGAAGGGAAGCATGATGATGTTATACAACAGACACTTGTTAAACACAATGTTCCTACAGAAAGATGGTGGTCTACACTTCATCAATTAGTTGAAG GTTTGTCTGTCTTGATCAAGTTACCTCCGAAAAACATTCAACAATTGGAACTTGATTTTGAAAGAAGGTCCTTTCACTGA
- the LOC112716931 gene encoding ABC transporter C family member 2 isoform X4, translating into MQIGNDLSQFVGPILLNHLLNSMQNQDPSWIGYIYAFSIFVGVSLGVLCEAQYFQNVMRVGFQLRSTLVAAIFRKSLRLTNEGRKKFSSGKLMNMITTDANALQQICQQLHGLWSAPFRIIIAMVLLYQQLGVASLIGSLMLVLIVPLQTYVIAKMRKLTKEGLQQTDKRVGIMHEILAAMDTVKCYAWETSFQCRVQSIRDYELSWFRKAHLLNALNTFILNSIPVLVTVTSFGMFTLLGGELTPARAFTSLSLFTVLRFPLNMLPNLLSQVANANVSLQRLEELFLAEERNLKQNPPLVPGLPAISIKNGNFSWDAKAEKSTLSNINVEIPIGSLVAIVGGTGEGKTSLISTMIGELPLLNDGNAIIRGTVAYVPQISWIYNATVRENILFGSEFEYERYWKAIDVTALQHDLNLLPARDFTEIGERGVNISGGQKQRVSLARAVYSDSDVYIFDDPLSALDAHVAHEVFKNCIKEALGGKTRVLVTNQLHLLPQVDKIILLSDGMIKEQGTFEELSKCGYLFQRLMENAGKMEQQSESNEGREDHVEVNVSTSSNEALVQIPNDTSYEKKGKLRKSVLVKQEERETGVVSLKVLARYKSALGGLWVVFILFACYTLTEVLRISSSTWLSVWTDQDSTSDYNPVYFLVVYALFSFGQVAVTLANSYWLIISNLRAAKRLHDAMLDKILRAPMVFFQTNPVGRIINRFAKDMGDIDTMVSTLVNQFMGQLWQLLSTFVLIGTVSTISLWAIMPLLIFFYGAYIYYQSTAREVKRLDSITRSPVYAHFGEALNGLASIRAYKAYDRMAHINGKFMDKNIRFTLVNISSNRWLTIRLESLGGLMIWFIATFAVLQNGRSENQAAFASTMGLLLSYTLNITSLLSGVLRQASRAENSLNAVERVGTYIDLETEAPRIIETNRPPPGWPTSGLVEFENVVLSYRPELPPVLHGLSFTVLPTEKVGVVGRTGAGKSSMLNALFRIVELQSGRIIIDGFDISMFGLADLRRVLTIIPQSPVLFSGTVRFNLDPFTEHNDADMWQALERAHLKDVIRRNPLGLDAQVLEGGDNFSVGQRQLLSLARALLRRSKVLVLDEATAAVDVRTDALIQKTIRQEFQSCTMLIIAHRLNTVIDCNRILLLDSGRVLEYDSPDKLLSNEASAFYKMVQSTGAANAEYLCSLVFGRIVNNSNEENKGLENQMRQLASSNWAAATQCAIAATLSSLHLNLQSPNETKDNKDFLEKTKDALTTLQEVLEGKHDDVIQQTLVKHNVPTERWWSTLHQLVEGLSVLIKLPPKNIQQLELDFERRSFH; encoded by the exons TCACTTGGTGTTCTATGTGAAGCTCAATATTTCCAGAATGTGATGCGTGTTGGTTTTCAGCTTAGATCAACTTTG GTGGCTGCTATATTTAGAAAATCTTTGAGGCTAACTAATGAAGGTCGAAAGAAGTTCTCATCTGGGAAACTTATGAATATGATAACTACAGACGCCAATGCACTACAG CAAATATGTCAACAACTTCATGGACTTTGGTCAGCACCATTCCGTATCATCATAGCAATGGTTCTCCTATACCAGCAACTAGGCGTTGCTTCACTTATTGGATCGCTAATGCTAGTTCTCATTGTCCCACTACAG ACATACGTGATTGCCAAAATGAGAAAACTGACAAAAGAAGGACTGCAGCAAACAGACAAGAGGGTTGGTATCATGCATGAAATTCTGGCTGCCATGGATACTGTAAA ATGTTATGCATGGGAAACAAGCTTTCAATGTAGAGTACAAAGCATACGGGATTATGAGCTATCTTGGTTTCGCAAAGCACATCTGTTAAATGCT CTCAATACCTTTATTCTAAATAGCATCCCAGTTCTTGTGACTGTAACTTCATTTGGAATGTTTACTTTACTTGGTGGAGAATTGACTCCTGCAAGGGCATTTACCTCACTATCTCTATTCACAGTTTTGCGCTTTCCATTAAACATGCTACCAAACTTACTAAGTCAG GTAGCAAATGCAAATGTATCGTTGCAAAGGCTGGAAGAATTATTCTTGGCTGAGGAGCGAAATCTAAAGCAAAATCCACCTCTTGTACCAGGACTTCCAGCCATATCAATAAAAAATGGAAACTTTTCATGGGATGCAAAG GCAGAGAAGTCCACACTATCAAATATCAATGTGGAAATACCAATTGGAAGCTTAGTTGCAATAGTTGGTGGTACTGGAGAAGGAAAAACATCACTTATTTCAACAATGATTGGAGAGCTACCTCTTTTAAATGATGGAAATGCTATAATTAGAGGCACTGTTGCTTATGTTCCTCAGATTTCATGGATTTACAATGCTACA GTACGTGAAAACATATTGTTTGGGTCAGAATTCGAATATGAACGATATTGGAAGGCCATTGATGTCACTGCTTTACAGCATGATCTCAACTTATTACCA GCACGTGATTTTACAGAGATTGGAGAAAGAGGAGTCAATATTAGTGGTGGACAAAAGCAAAGAGTTTCCTTAGCTAGGGCAGTCTATTCAGATTCAGATGTATATATATTCGATGATCCTTTAAGTGCTCTCGATGCTCATGTTGCTCATGAG GTTTTCAAAAACTGTATAAAGGAAGCACTGGGAGGAAAAACAAGGGTTCTTGTCACCAACCAGCTACATCTTCTCCCTCAAGTGGATAAAATTATTCTCCTTAGTGACGGCATGATTAAAGAGCAGGGAACTTTTGAGGAGTTATCAAAGTGTGGGTATCTATTTCAGAGACTAATGGAAAATGCTGGGAAAATGGAACAACAATCAGAGAGTAATGAAGGTAGAGAGGACCATGTCGAGGTTAATGTTTCAACCTCGAGCAATGAGGCACTTGTTCAGATTCCAAACGACACAAGCTATGAGAAGAAGGGAAAATTACGCAAATCAGTGCTTGTTAAGCAAGAAGAGCGGGAGACTGGTGTGGTTAGCTTGAAAGTTTTGGCGAG GTATAAATCTGCATTAGGAGGCCTATGGGTAGTTTTCATACTCTTTGCCTGCTACACATTAACAGAAGTTCTTCGAATTTCAAGTAGCACATGGTTAAGTGTTTGGACAGATCAAGATTCCACTTCAGATTATAATCCAGTATATTTTCTTGTCGTCTATGCACTTTTCTCCTTTGGACAG GTTGCTGTAACACTTGCAAACTCTTATTGGTTGATCATTTCTAACCTCCGTGCTGCAAAAAGATTGCATGATGCAATGCTAGATAAAATACTTCGGGCCCCAATGGTATTCTTCCAAACTAATCCTGTTGGCCGCATAATTAACAGGTTTGCAAAAGACATGGGAGACATAGACACCATGGTTTCTACTTTGGTGAATCAGTTTATGGGGCAACTCTGGCAGCTACTTTCTACCTTTGTTCTCATTGGCACTGTGAGCACAATATCTCTGTGGGCTATAATGCCATTGCTGATCTTCTTTTATGGAGCTTATATATATTACCAG AGCACCGCTCGAGAAGTGAAGCGTTTGGATTCAATTACAAGATCTCCTGTTTATGCACACTTTGGAGAAGCGTTGAATGGTTTGGCAAGCATACGCGCTTACAAAGCATATGATAGAATGGCTCACATTAATGGAAAATTCATGGATAAAAATATCAGATTTACCCTTGTGAATATTAGTTCAAACCGTTGGCTCACCATAAGGTTAGAATCATTAGGAGGGCTCATGATTTGGTTCATAGCTACATTTGCTGTATTGCAAAATGGAAGATCTGAAAACCAGGCAGCATTTGCATCTACAATGGGCCTTCTTCTCAGTTATACTTTAAACATAACAAGTCTCTTGAGTGGTGTCCTGAGACAAGCAAGTAGAGCTGAAAATAGTTTAAATGCTGTTGAGCGTGTTGGCACATACATTGATTTGGAAACTGAGGCTCCAAGAATAATTGAGACAAACCGTCCACCACCAGGATGGCCAACATCTGGTTTAGTTGAGTTTGAGAATGTTGTCCTGAGTTACAGGCCTGAACTTCCTCCAGTCTTGCATGGACTGTCCTTTACGGTATTGCCAACCGAGAAGGTTGGGGTAGTTGGAAGAACTGGTGCAGGAAAATCTAGCATGCTTAATGCTTTATTCCGTATCGTTGAGCTACAAAGTGGAAGAATCATTATTGATGGTTTTGACATTTCTATGTTTGGACTAGCAGATTTGCGAAGAGTTCTAACTATCATACCTCAATCACCAGTTCTTTTCTCTG GAACTGTTCGCTTCAATCTTGATCCATTTACTGAACACAATGATGCTGACATGTGGCAAGCTTTAGAAAGGGCACATTTGAAGGATGTAATAAGAAGAAATCCACTTGGTCTAGATGCACAG GTCTTGGAGGGTGGAGATAATTTTAGTGTTGGACAGAGGCAACTATTAAGTCTAGCCAGAGCATTGCTTCGAAGATCAAAGGTTCTTGTCCTGGACGAAGCGACTGCTGCTGTTGATGTTAGAACAGATGCTCTTATACAGAAAACCATCCGACAAGAGTTTCAGTCCTGCACAATGCTCATCATTGCACACAGACTAAATACAGTTATTGACTGCAATCGGATTCTATTGCTCGATTCTGGACGG GTCCTTGAGTATGACTCGCCGGACAAACTCTTATCGAATGAAGCAAGTGCATTCTACAAGATGGTTCAAAGTACAGGAGCTGCAAATGCTGAGTATTTATGTAGTTTAGTTTTTGGAAGGATTGTGAACAATTCTAATGAAGAAAACAAGGGACTTGAAAATCAAATGAGACAGTTAGCTTCTTCCAACTGGGCTGCTGCTACACAATGTGCTATAGCTGCAACCCTTTCTTCATTGCATCTTAACCTTCAAAGCCCAAATGAAACTAAAGACAACAAAGATTTCCTCGAAAAAACGAAGGACGCGTTGACAACACTTCAGGAAGTTCTGGAAGGGAAGCATGATGATGTTATACAACAGACACTTGTTAAACACAATGTTCCTACAGAAAGATGGTGGTCTACACTTCATCAATTAGTTGAAG GTTTGTCTGTCTTGATCAAGTTACCTCCGAAAAACATTCAACAATTGGAACTTGATTTTGAAAGAAGGTCCTTTCACTGA